A window of Equus caballus isolate H_3958 breed thoroughbred chromosome 10, TB-T2T, whole genome shotgun sequence contains these coding sequences:
- the LOC111775284 gene encoding zinc finger protein 850-like: MGEKPFRSSVDRASFVKSCRFHMSGNTFPWGEVGEDFLTSFGHLQQQATHTREKPKKLAQCGSTLPNRSHYTWGECKKSFSPKGPLIQDQGVHTGSHCFVCHECGKTFRYKSSFLVHQRVHTGEKLHMCGECGKSFRQSSTLNQHRRIHTGTTPYRCSKCGKSLSHQSVLIHPQRGHNGENSYVCSDCAKSFSDGSVFIQHKRVQIGERPYKCSDCVKSFTSSSALSYHRRSHKGERPYECSDCGKSFFSKSVLCYHQRVHSGERPHECSECGKCFIFSSQLRYHQRVHTVERPFECSECGKSFTCTSTLHYHQRGHLEETPYKCSDCAKSFMSSSALSYHQRSHTGERPYECAKCRKFLKDRSQFNQHQRAHTGERPYVCTECGKSFIQRNCLISHQRVHTGERPYKCKECRKSFTSSSSLRYHQSTHTGERPYECSECGKSFTISSVLRYHQRIHSGERPYECNECGKCFIFSSQLHCHQRVHTGEKPYQCNECGKSFKNRWKSIIHQRVHTGERPYVCSVCGKSFTRRNLLTIHLRVHSGERPYVCSVCGKSFTQRNHLTTHLRVHSGERPYECSECGKSFIQRKNLILHQRLHTGERPYECSECGKSFIQRKNLILHQRGHTGERPYECSECGKSFTSSSGFYYHHRVHTGERPYECNECGKSFTSSSGLYYHYRVHSGERPYECSECGKCFTSSSGLHYHQRVHTGERPYECNECGKSFTSSSGLHYHQRVHTGERPYECNECGKSFTSSSGLRYHQRVHTGERPYECRECGKSFTSISGLCYHHRVHSGGGPYE, encoded by the coding sequence ATGGGAGAGAAACCCTTCAGAAGCAGTGTGGACAGGGCCTCATTTGTGAAGAGCTGCAGATTCCATATGTCAGGGAACACTTTTCCTtggggggaggttggggaggaCTTCCTGACAAGCTTTGGACATCTCCAACAACAGGCCACTCACACCAGGGAGAAGCCAAAGAAACTCGCCCAATGCGGGTCCACTTTACCAAACAGAAGTCATTACACCTGGGGAGAGTGCAAGAAATCCTTCAGCCCCAAAGGCCCGCTTATTCAGGACCAGGGTGTCCACACTGGAAGTCATTGTTTTGTGTGCCATGAATGTGGGAAAACGTTCAGGTACAAATCCTCATTTCTTGTGCACCAGAGAGTCCATACAGGAGAAAAGCTTCATATGTGTGGAGAATGTGGCAAATCTTTTAGGCAAAGTTCAACCCTTAATCAACATCGAAGAATTCATACTGGGACAACACCGTACAGATGCAGCAAATGTGGGAAATCCTTAAGCCACCAATCTGTCCTCATTCATCCCCAGAGAGGGCACAATGGAGAAAATAGCTATGTGTGCAGTGATTGTGCAAAATCTTTTAGTGATGGCTCAGTGTTCATTCAACACAAGAGAGTTCAAATTGGAGAGAGGCCTTATAAATGTAGTGACTGTGTGAAATCTTTTACCTCTAGCTCTGCCCTCAGTTATCATAGGAGATCTCACaaaggagaaaggccttatgagtgcagtgaTTGTGGGAAATCTTTTTTCTCTAAGTCTGTCCTCTGTTATCATCAAAGAGTTCATTCTGGAGAACGACCTcatgagtgcagtgaatgtgggaagtGTTTTATCTTTAGCTCCCAACTCCGTTATCATCAGAGAGTTCACACTGTAGAAAGGCCTTTTGAgtgtagtgaatgtgggaaatcttttaccTGTACCTCCACCCTCCACTATCATCAGCGAGGTCACCTTGAAGAAACACCTTATAAGTGTAGTGACTGTGCAAAATCTTTTATGTCTAGCTCTGCCCTCAGTTATCATCAGAGATCTCACacaggagaaaggccttatgagtgcgCTAAATGTAGGAAGTTCTTAAAGGATAGAAGCCAATTCAATCAACACCAGAGAgctcacactggagaaaggccttatgtgTGCACTGAATGTGGAAAATCTTTCATTCAAAGAAATTGCCTCATTTCACACCAGAGAGTTCACACAGGGGAAAGACCTTACAAATGCAAGGAATGTAGGAAGTCTTTTACCTCTAGCTCCAGCCTTCGTTATCATCAGAGTACTCACACAGGAGAAAGAccttatgagtgcagtgaatgtgggaaatcttttacgATAAGTTCTGTCCTCCGTTATCATCAGAGGATTCATagtggagaaaggccttatgagtgcaatgaatgtgggaaatgTTTTATCTTTAGCTCCCAACTGCATTGTCatcagagagttcacactggagaaaagccTTACCagtgtaatgaatgtgggaaatcttttaagAATAGATGGAAGTCCATTATACACCAGAgggttcacactggagaaaggccttatgtgTGCAGTGTATGTGGGAAGTCCTTTACCCGAAGAAATCTCCTCACTATACACCTACGAGTTCAttctggagaaaggccttatgtaTGCAGTGTATGTGGGAAATCCTTTACGCAAAGAAATCACCTCACTACACACCTAAGAGTTCAttctggagaaaggccttatgagtgcagtgaatgtgggaaatcctttatCCAAAGAAAGAACCTCATTTTACATCAGAGACTTCACacaggagaaaggccttatgagtgtagtgaatgtgggaaatcttttatcCAGAGAAAGAACCTCATTTTACATCAGAGAGGTCACacaggagaaaggccttatgagtgcagtgaatgtgggaaatcttttactTCTAGTTCAGGCTTCTATTATCATCACAGAGTTCACacaggagaaaggccttatgagtgcaatgaatgtgggaaatcttttactTCCAGCTCAGGCCTGTATTATCATTACAGAGTTCACtcaggagaaaggccttatgagtgcagtgaatgtgggaaatgtTTTACGTCTAGCTCGGGTCTCCATTATCATCAGAGAGTTCACACAGGAGAAAGACCTTATGAGTGCAATGAGTGTGGGAAGTCTTTTACCTCTAGCTCAGGTCTCCATTATCATCAGAGAGTTCACacaggagaaaggccttatgagtgcaatgaatgtgggaaatcttttaccTCTAGCTCGGGCCTCCGTTATCATCAGAGAGTTCACacaggagaaaggccttatgaatgccgtgaatgtgggaaatcttttactTCTATCTCGGGCCTCTGTTATCATCACAGAGTTCACTCAGGAGGAGGGCCTTATGAGTAA